The following are encoded together in the Fusarium keratoplasticum isolate Fu6.1 chromosome 1, whole genome shotgun sequence genome:
- a CDS encoding ATP-dependent (S)-NAD(P)H-hydrate dehydratase → MSTEDLNMSAATKNVLAKVRRIVPPMLESFHKGQLGRVAVIGGSENYTGAPYFSAMASARLGCDMSHVICTPAAATVIKSYSPNLMVHPLMRQSPAPNLNQDPATRDTSKDPDSDPEHISAQIIDLLPRLHVLVVGPGLGRDPLMHATVARVIRAARNRGTPVVLDADALILVQKDPGLVRGYDGAVLTPNVVEFAKLCEALKVDVGEDASETARVEALAKTLEGVTVIQKGAKDYISNGETTLTVDLQGGRKRSGGQGDTLTGSIATFLGWRKAYLDRLWDVGQNALGEHELVGLAAFGGAAITRECSRLAFAKKGRSLQASDLTEEVHVAFLNIFGEEDEETDSSRL, encoded by the exons ATGTCTACCGAGGACCTCAACATGTCTGCCGCTACGAAAAATGTCTTGGCCAAGGTGCGGCGCATCGTCCCACCGATGCTGGAATCATTCCACAAGG GCCAGCTGGGCCGAGTGGCCGTCATAGGAGGTAGCGAGAACTACACGGGTGCGCCGTACTTTTCAGCAATGGCGAGCGCAAGACTAGGATGCGATATG TCCCACGTCATTTGCACGCCCGCAGCAGCGACCGTCATCAAGTCATACTCGCCGAACCTCATGGTCCATCCTCTGATGCGTCAGAGCCCGGCTCCGAACCTGAACCAAGACCCGGCGACCCGGGACACATCCAAGGACCCAGACTCCGACCCAGAGCACATATCGGCGCAGATCATCGACCTGCTCCCGCGGCTGcacgtcctcgtcgtcgggcCCGGCCTCGGCCGCGATCCATTGATGCATGCTACCGTAGCACGCGTCATCCGCGCCGCGCGCAATCGAGGTACACCCGTCGTGCTGGATGCCGATGCTCTGATACTGGTGCAGAAGGACCCGGGCCTGGTGAGAGGTTATGATGGCGCGGTGCTGACGCCCAACGTCGTCGAGTTTGCCAAGCTGTGCGAGGCGCTCAAGGTCGAcgtcggcgaggatgcgAGCGAGACGGCGCGGGTTGAGGCTCTAGCCAAGACGCTCGAGGGCGTAACGGTTATTCAGAAGGGCGCCAAGGACTACATCTCCAACGGCGAGACAACCCTTACGGTCGATCTCCAGGGTGGTAGGAAGAGAAGTGGTGGACAGGGAGATACCCTGACGGGATCCATTGCAACCTTCTTGGGGTGGAGGAAGGCATACCTTGACCGTCTTTGGGATGTAGGCCAGAATGCTCTCGGCGAGCATGAACTGGTTGGGCTGGCAGCTTTTGGTGGTGCCGCCATTACAAGA GAGTGTTCTCGTCTAGCCTTTGCTAAGAAGGGCCGCAGTCTCCAGGCCAGTGACTTGACTGAAGAGGTGCACGTTGCAttcctcaacatctttggggaagaagacgaggagacAGATTCGTCGAGACTATAG